One region of Syntrophobacter fumaroxidans MPOB genomic DNA includes:
- a CDS encoding cache domain-containing protein: MSKKLLIAVVIVVLGLSWAYAQQQQAVDEKALAKAMVEKAAAFLNENGKEKTIAEINKPDGQFVQGELYVFAYDLNAVMLAHPKNPKLIGQSLMDKPDSKGKLFRKEIIDKAKSAGSGWVDYFYLNPQTGKEEAKTTYLKKAGDMVICCGAYR, encoded by the coding sequence ATGAGCAAGAAGCTATTGATCGCCGTTGTGATCGTTGTGCTGGGCCTTTCCTGGGCGTATGCCCAGCAACAGCAGGCCGTAGACGAAAAGGCCTTGGCCAAGGCGATGGTGGAAAAGGCCGCCGCCTTTCTGAACGAAAACGGGAAGGAGAAGACCATCGCGGAAATCAACAAACCTGACGGCCAGTTCGTGCAGGGCGAGCTCTACGTATTCGCCTACGACCTCAACGCCGTCATGCTCGCCCACCCCAAGAACCCGAAGCTGATCGGTCAGAGCCTCATGGACAAGCCTGACAGCAAAGGAAAGCTGTTCCGAAAGGAAATCATCGACAAGGCCAAGAGCGCCGGGAGCGGCTGGGTGGACTACTTCTACCTGAATCCCCAGACGGGCAAGGAAGAAGCCAAGACCACCTATTTGAAGAAAGCCGGAGACATGGTGATCTGCTGCGGCGCGTACAGGTAA
- a CDS encoding PilZ domain-containing protein, which yields MNEREFTRVTLHTTAEVRWGDEVVTGEVENLSLNGVFVKSSAQVPADTPVEITILLVGASSELSVRIKGEVVRREPHGFAVRFQGMNLDSFFHLRSFFVARNADEKAIRAEYREHIRKKGS from the coding sequence ATGAACGAGCGAGAATTCACCAGAGTCACCCTGCACACAACGGCCGAAGTGAGATGGGGGGACGAAGTCGTCACCGGCGAGGTCGAGAACCTCAGCCTGAACGGAGTGTTCGTCAAATCGTCGGCACAGGTACCGGCGGACACCCCGGTGGAAATCACCATTTTGCTCGTGGGAGCATCGTCGGAGCTGTCCGTCAGGATCAAGGGAGAGGTGGTCAGGCGGGAACCCCACGGATTCGCGGTTCGGTTCCAAGGGATGAACCTGGATTCGTTCTTTCACCTCCGGAGCTTCTTCGTCGCCCGGAACGCCGACGAAAAAGCAATCCGCGCAGAATACCGGGAGCACATCCGGAAGAAAGGGTCTTGA